In the Chromatiaceae bacterium genome, one interval contains:
- the ptsP gene encoding phosphoenolpyruvate--protein phosphotransferase has protein sequence MLETLHRIVKEVNAAADLEKTLSLIVTLVKQAIHCDVCSVYLTDPDTRAHVLAATDGLRQEAVGKVSLPLGRGLVGLVAERAEPLNLSDAPAHPRYLRITETGETLYNGFLGVPIIQNRKVLGVLVVRQEAQREFTDDEVTFVFTLAAQLAGAITYAQASGGLDTLTTPSRASRYLEGRPGSTGVSIGRGAVAYRLADLDAIPDREADDVAVECASFRAAVSAVEDDLRRLKARLADEIPAEDNALFDALLLMLGSDTLVTQTIELIEAGQWAPGALRESIAAHAQVFENMDDVYLRERASDIRDLGRRILMHLQSDSPRPVEYPSETILVGEEVSAVQLAEVPADRLVGVVSAAGSSSSHVAILARAMGVPAVMGVTNLPVGRMENRELIVDGYRGRVYIAPSLAVRNEYERLAQEERELTAEAESLRGLPAESTDGVAFPLFLNTGLVNETNNANTDDFAGIGLYRTELPFMVRDRFPAESVQVMNYRRVLETFAPRPVILRTLDIGGDKPLPYFPIEEQNPFLGWRGVRVSLSHPEIFITQVRAMLRAAVDLDNLQIMLPMISGVSEVDELKMLIKRAHDELLEEGYAVAMPRIGVMVEVPSAVYMIEELARRVDFVSVGTNDLTQYILAVDRNNPRVGDLYDDLHPAVLRALEQVVRGVRVFNRPVGICGELAGNPLATVLLMGLGVDSLSMSAGSLMKVKWVVRSFSVSRARQMLHAALRMEDAQQVRRFMEGALDDMGLGGLFRPGR, from the coding sequence ATGCTTGAGACCCTGCATCGCATCGTCAAAGAGGTCAATGCCGCCGCCGACCTCGAAAAGACCCTCAGCCTGATCGTCACGCTGGTCAAACAGGCGATCCACTGCGACGTCTGTTCGGTCTACCTCACCGATCCCGATACCCGTGCGCATGTACTGGCCGCGACCGACGGTCTCCGCCAGGAAGCCGTGGGCAAGGTATCGCTGCCCCTGGGTCGCGGTCTGGTCGGGCTGGTCGCCGAGCGCGCCGAACCACTCAACCTGAGCGATGCCCCTGCGCACCCGCGCTATCTGCGTATCACCGAGACCGGCGAGACTCTCTACAACGGGTTTCTGGGCGTGCCGATCATCCAGAATCGCAAGGTGCTCGGGGTGCTCGTCGTGCGTCAGGAGGCGCAACGCGAGTTCACCGACGACGAAGTGACCTTCGTATTCACCCTCGCTGCGCAACTCGCCGGGGCGATCACCTATGCCCAAGCCAGTGGCGGACTGGATACGCTGACCACCCCGTCGCGCGCATCGCGCTATCTCGAGGGTCGGCCAGGCAGCACCGGTGTCTCGATCGGTCGCGGGGCCGTCGCTTACCGCCTCGCGGATCTCGATGCGATTCCCGACCGCGAGGCCGACGACGTCGCGGTGGAGTGCGCCTCTTTCCGCGCCGCGGTGTCTGCGGTGGAGGACGACCTGCGCCGGCTCAAGGCACGTCTCGCCGACGAGATCCCGGCCGAAGACAACGCGTTGTTCGATGCCTTGTTGCTGATGCTCGGCAGCGACACCCTGGTCACGCAGACGATCGAGCTGATCGAAGCTGGACAATGGGCCCCCGGCGCGCTGCGGGAGAGCATCGCCGCGCATGCCCAGGTGTTCGAGAACATGGACGATGTTTACCTGCGCGAGCGGGCATCCGACATTCGCGATCTCGGACGGCGAATACTGATGCACCTGCAGAGTGACAGTCCCCGGCCGGTCGAGTATCCCAGCGAGACGATCCTGGTCGGCGAAGAGGTCAGTGCGGTGCAGCTCGCCGAGGTGCCGGCGGATCGTCTGGTGGGCGTGGTCTCCGCGGCAGGTTCGAGTTCCTCGCATGTCGCGATCCTGGCGCGGGCCATGGGCGTCCCCGCGGTGATGGGCGTGACCAACCTGCCGGTCGGGCGGATGGAAAACCGCGAGCTCATCGTCGACGGTTATCGCGGGCGGGTCTATATCGCGCCGTCACTGGCGGTACGCAACGAGTACGAACGCCTGGCGCAGGAGGAGCGTGAGCTGACCGCCGAGGCGGAGAGCCTGCGCGGCCTGCCGGCCGAGTCGACCGATGGCGTCGCGTTTCCGCTGTTTCTGAACACCGGTCTGGTCAATGAGACCAACAACGCCAACACCGACGATTTCGCCGGCATCGGCCTGTATCGGACCGAACTGCCGTTCATGGTGCGCGACCGGTTTCCGGCCGAGTCGGTGCAGGTGATGAACTACCGGCGGGTACTCGAGACCTTTGCACCGCGTCCCGTGATATTGCGAACCCTCGACATCGGCGGCGACAAACCGCTGCCGTACTTTCCGATCGAAGAGCAGAATCCGTTTCTCGGCTGGCGCGGTGTGCGTGTCTCACTGTCGCATCCGGAGATCTTCATCACGCAGGTGCGCGCGATGCTGCGGGCCGCGGTCGATCTGGACAATCTGCAGATCATGCTGCCGATGATCAGCGGCGTATCCGAGGTCGATGAGCTCAAGATGCTGATCAAGCGTGCACACGATGAGCTGCTCGAAGAAGGCTACGCGGTCGCGATGCCGCGCATCGGTGTCATGGTCGAGGTGCCTTCGGCGGTCTATATGATCGAGGAGTTGGCCCGGCGCGTGGACTTCGTGTCGGTCGGAACCAACGACCTGACCCAGTACATTCTCGCCGTCGATCGCAACAACCCGCGTGTCGGCGATCTGTATGACGATCTGCACCCGGCGGTGTTGCGCGCGCTCGAACAGGTCGTGCGCGGCGTACGCGTGTTCAACCGTCCGGTGGGTATCTGTGGTGAACTGGCAGGCAACCCGCTCGCGACAGTCCTGTTGATGGGTCTGGGGGTCGACAGCCTGAGCATGAGCGCCGGTAGTCTGATGAAAGTGAAGTGGGTGGTGCGCAGCTTCAGTGTGTCGCGCGCGCGCCAGATGCTGCATGCCGCGTTGCGCATGGAAGATGCACAACAGGTGCGACGCTTCATGGAGGGCGCACTGGATGATATGGGACTTGGCGGCCTGTTCAGACCTGGCCGTTGA
- a CDS encoding RNA pyrophosphohydrolase: MLWPCLRLLCLLWNNRAQLIRNLTVFSVIDADGFRPNVGIILCNEQNRLFWGRRIGQDAWQFPQGGIQSDETPEQAMYRELHEEVGLRPEHVDLLGSTSHWLRYRLPKRFIRRHSHPVCIGQKQRWFLLRVHCRESEFCLDSSDKPEFDSWRWVKYWQPVREVIYFKRRVYQRALEELAPLLFPEGAPARPQANFLRQQRR; encoded by the coding sequence ATGCTTTGGCCCTGCTTGCGGCTGCTGTGCCTACTGTGGAACAATCGAGCGCAATTGATACGAAATTTAACGGTTTTTTCCGTGATAGATGCCGACGGTTTCCGGCCGAATGTGGGGATCATCCTGTGCAATGAGCAGAATCGTCTTTTTTGGGGTCGCCGGATAGGACAGGACGCCTGGCAGTTCCCGCAGGGCGGCATTCAATCTGACGAGACGCCCGAACAGGCGATGTATCGCGAATTGCACGAAGAGGTGGGTTTGCGGCCCGAGCATGTCGATCTGCTCGGCTCGACCAGCCATTGGTTGCGCTATCGTCTGCCGAAGCGTTTCATCCGTCGCCACTCGCATCCGGTGTGCATCGGGCAGAAACAGCGCTGGTTCCTGTTGCGCGTGCATTGCCGCGAGAGCGAGTTCTGTCTCGATTCGTCCGACAAGCCCGAGTTCGACAGCTGGCGTTGGGTGAAGTACTGGCAACCGGTGCGCGAGGTGATCTATTTCAAGCGGCGTGTCTACCAGCGCGCGCTCGAAGAACTGGCCCCGCTGTTGTTTCCCGAAGGCGCGCCGGCACGTCCGCAGGCCAACTTTCTGCGCCAGCAGCGTCGCTAG
- a CDS encoding HAD family hydrolase encodes MALAIFDLDNTLLAGDSDYLWGRFLGELGVVDAESYESENERFYREYREGRLDIMEFLAFSLQPLSEHPRTELDAWHARFMREKIEPLITPAAEQLVDRHRKAGDTLMIITATNAFVTAPIARRLGIPHLIATDPEQHNGRYTGRVSGIPSFREGKVARLQTWLTAHAARLEEAWFYSDSHNDLPLLERVGHPVAVDPDETLERHAREHGWPVISLRGDVPETGHRHL; translated from the coding sequence ATGGCGCTCGCAATCTTTGACCTCGACAATACGCTGCTCGCTGGAGACTCCGACTACCTGTGGGGTCGATTCCTCGGCGAACTCGGCGTGGTCGATGCGGAGAGCTACGAGAGCGAGAACGAGAGATTCTACCGGGAATACCGCGAAGGCCGCCTGGACATCATGGAGTTTCTGGCGTTCTCGCTGCAGCCACTCAGCGAACATCCACGCACGGAGCTCGACGCCTGGCACGCCCGCTTCATGCGTGAAAAGATCGAGCCGTTGATCACGCCGGCCGCCGAACAGCTGGTCGATCGGCACCGCAAGGCCGGCGACACTCTGATGATCATCACCGCGACCAACGCGTTCGTCACCGCGCCGATCGCACGCCGCCTGGGGATCCCGCACCTGATCGCCACCGACCCGGAACAGCACAACGGACGCTACACCGGTCGGGTAAGCGGTATTCCGAGCTTCCGCGAGGGCAAGGTCGCACGCCTGCAGACCTGGCTGACCGCTCATGCCGCCAGGCTCGAAGAGGCCTGGTTCTACAGCGACTCGCACAACGACCTGCCGCTGCTCGAGCGGGTCGGCCATCCGGTCGCCGTGGATCCCGACGAGACCCTGGAACGCCACGCGCGCGAACACGGATGGCCGGTCATCAGCCTGCGCGGCGACGTCCCCGAGACCGGTCACCGGCACCTCTGA
- a CDS encoding iron ABC transporter permease has translation MRHSVLQRYRLPLIALAFAAASLLIGLLVGSVWIAPAEVLHHLLLDDGSIPDQIIDDLRLPRTLCAFAVGGLLALAGALIQVLLRNPLGDPYVLGLSGGAASAVLLAMLFAVPATWHAPAALGGGLFSTLLVFGLAHRGDDWRSDRLLLTGIVIAAGWSALISFVLSLSPAARLPGMLFWLMGDLGEAIAPTLPLAVLAVGLALALARARDLNVAAQGMLQAAALGIDTRRLRLELYFLGALCTAAAVTTAGAIGFVGLVTPHLLRRLGATDHRVLLPSAVLTGGGLLVLADTAARSLFSPLQLPVGVLTALLGVPVFLLLLQRHRPA, from the coding sequence GTGCGACATTCCGTTCTGCAGCGATACCGTCTGCCACTGATCGCACTGGCTTTCGCGGCCGCCAGCCTGCTCATCGGCCTATTGGTCGGCAGCGTGTGGATCGCGCCGGCCGAGGTGCTGCACCACCTGCTGCTCGACGACGGCAGCATCCCTGACCAGATCATCGACGATCTGCGGCTGCCGCGCACGCTCTGCGCATTCGCGGTTGGCGGGCTGCTGGCGCTGGCCGGGGCATTGATCCAGGTGCTGTTGCGCAACCCGCTCGGCGACCCCTATGTGCTCGGCCTGTCGGGAGGCGCTGCCAGTGCAGTGCTGCTGGCGATGCTGTTCGCTGTCCCCGCCACCTGGCATGCGCCGGCCGCCCTTGGCGGCGGACTGTTCAGTACCCTGCTGGTATTCGGCCTGGCCCATCGTGGCGATGACTGGCGCAGCGACCGACTGCTGTTGACCGGGATCGTGATCGCCGCCGGCTGGTCCGCGCTGATCAGTTTTGTGCTCAGCCTGAGCCCGGCGGCGCGCCTGCCAGGAATGCTGTTCTGGTTGATGGGAGACCTTGGTGAGGCGATTGCACCCACGTTGCCACTGGCGGTGCTGGCTGTCGGGCTTGCCCTCGCCCTGGCGCGCGCACGTGACCTGAACGTCGCCGCCCAGGGCATGCTGCAGGCTGCGGCGCTCGGCATCGACACACGCCGCCTGCGCCTCGAACTGTATTTCCTCGGCGCCCTGTGCACGGCCGCCGCTGTGACCACGGCGGGGGCGATCGGCTTCGTGGGCCTGGTCACCCCCCACCTGCTGAGGCGTCTCGGCGCCACCGACCACCGCGTGCTGCTGCCCAGTGCGGTACTGACCGGTGGCGGCCTGCTGGTGCTCGCCGACACGGCCGCACGCAGTCTGTTCAGTCCCCTGCAATTGCCGGTCGGTGTATTGACCGCGCTGCTCGGTGTCCCGGTCTTCCTGCTGCTCCTGCAGCGGCACAGGCCGGCATGA
- a CDS encoding ABC transporter ATP-binding protein — protein MKALLETRDLEIRIAGHAVCQGLHLQVHRGESWALLGPNGAGKTTLLHGLAGLHASSRGSVLLDGDPIGRLKPRERARRVALLLQHSSTGFGGTALDAVLSGRHPHLSAFAWEGPGDLEIARRAMQELALTGVAGRSLETLSGGELRRVEIARLLAQQCPLTLLDEPLNHLDLTQQTLCLNVLAGRSVTPERGMLMVVHDLNIAYRACRHWLLLDGAGGWYAGPREQMSDCALLSRVFRHPIERIDTARGPLFMPEHALADD, from the coding sequence ATGAAGGCCTTGCTCGAAACCCGCGACCTCGAAATCCGCATCGCCGGCCACGCGGTATGCCAAGGCCTGCATTTGCAGGTGCACCGCGGCGAATCCTGGGCCCTGCTCGGTCCCAATGGCGCCGGCAAGACCACGCTGCTGCACGGATTGGCCGGGCTGCACGCATCCAGTCGTGGCAGCGTACTCCTCGATGGCGACCCGATCGGGCGGCTGAAGCCGCGCGAGCGGGCGCGCAGGGTCGCGCTGCTGTTACAGCACAGCAGCACCGGCTTCGGTGGTACGGCGTTGGACGCGGTGTTGAGCGGGCGCCATCCCCACCTTTCCGCCTTCGCGTGGGAAGGACCGGGAGACCTGGAAATCGCGCGCCGCGCGATGCAGGAACTCGCGCTGACCGGGGTTGCCGGGCGCTCGCTGGAGACCTTGTCGGGCGGCGAACTCCGCCGCGTGGAGATTGCCCGGCTCCTGGCGCAGCAATGTCCGTTGACGCTGCTCGACGAACCGCTCAACCATCTCGATCTGACACAGCAGACCCTTTGTCTCAACGTCTTGGCCGGTCGCAGCGTGACCCCCGAGCGGGGCATGCTGATGGTCGTGCACGACCTCAACATCGCATACCGCGCGTGCCGCCACTGGCTGCTCCTCGATGGCGCCGGTGGCTGGTACGCGGGACCGCGCGAACAGATGTCCGACTGTGCCCTGCTCAGTCGGGTGTTTCGCCATCCGATAGAGCGTATCGACACGGCCCGGGGCCCCCTGTTCATGCCGGAGCACGCACTTGCCGACGACTGA
- a CDS encoding helix-turn-helix domain-containing protein, with protein MDTSEIAKLRNAVRQQVSASRERRFCYRALCVLLIAEGHRPNQVADWLGEHTRTLERWRKRFIDNGLNGLMDETSPGRPPKLSGDEWKRLQADLGQPPSTFDLDGRKWQGKLLQTHLAKHYGIDFSLRQCQRLLKQYRQRPSNLGFKTGAAQSYTAATERAGTE; from the coding sequence ATGGATACATCCGAGATCGCCAAACTGCGCAACGCGGTGCGGCAACAGGTAAGCGCATCGCGCGAAAGGCGGTTCTGCTATCGCGCGCTATGTGTTTTGCTGATCGCAGAAGGACACCGCCCGAATCAGGTCGCCGACTGGCTCGGTGAGCACACGCGTACCCTGGAACGCTGGCGGAAGCGCTTTATCGACAACGGTCTCAACGGCCTGATGGACGAGACCAGCCCCGGTCGCCCCCCGAAGCTTTCCGGTGACGAATGGAAACGTCTGCAGGCCGATCTCGGGCAACCACCGAGCACGTTCGACCTCGACGGGCGCAAATGGCAGGGCAAGTTGTTGCAGACACACCTCGCCAAGCACTACGGCATCGATTTCAGCCTCAGGCAGTGCCAACGTCTGCTAAAACAGTATCGTCAGCGACCAAGCAATCTCGGGTTCAAGACAGGCGCGGCACAAAGCTATACTGCTGCTACCGAACGCGCTGGCACTGAGTGA
- a CDS encoding gamma-glutamyltransferase: MKGAIAAGHPQTVEAAIEMFAAGGNAFDAALAALAAACVVEPVLTSLGGGGFLLARRSSGRTRLYDFFVQTPRVRRPASECEFYPVVADFGTAQQEFHIGAGSIATPGTVLGLVEVHRQLGSLPLREILAPAVSYAAQGVTLNALQAYIFSVVAPIYRATPAAAALYAGEALRGEGARFHQPALADTLEWIAAEGAAPFYHGELAQRLARHSAAHGGHLSLDDLAGYRVIERDPLRHRYRGYKVATNPAPSSGGVLINFALTALDGQDLAGTGFGSVAHLKMLADVMAATNVARDDGIIERSTQHRQIMEAYRASIGRHPVNRRGTTHISTIDASGNAASLTLSNGEGSGQLLPDTGVMLNNMLGEEDLNPSGFNQWPCDVRVSSMMAPTLAEDNRHLVAIGSGGSNRLRTAILQTLSNLIDFTMPPDSAVEAPRIHFERGQLDIEPGFGEAAIDGLRASFPKLRVWENQNLFFGGTHTVRWDGRGFSGAGDPRRGGVFATSP; this comes from the coding sequence ATGAAGGGGGCCATCGCCGCCGGACATCCGCAGACCGTCGAGGCAGCGATCGAGATGTTCGCGGCCGGCGGCAACGCGTTCGATGCGGCGCTTGCCGCGCTCGCCGCGGCCTGTGTGGTCGAACCGGTGCTCACGTCACTCGGCGGCGGCGGCTTCCTGCTCGCCAGGCGATCCAGTGGCCGCACACGTCTTTACGACTTTTTTGTGCAGACCCCGCGCGTGCGACGACCCGCTTCCGAATGCGAGTTCTACCCGGTGGTGGCGGACTTCGGAACCGCGCAACAGGAGTTCCACATCGGTGCCGGATCGATCGCGACGCCGGGCACCGTGCTCGGCCTGGTCGAGGTCCACCGCCAGCTCGGCAGCCTGCCGCTGCGTGAAATCCTGGCGCCGGCAGTCAGCTACGCGGCGCAGGGCGTAACCTTGAATGCGTTGCAGGCCTATATCTTCAGCGTGGTCGCGCCGATATATCGCGCCACGCCGGCCGCCGCGGCACTGTATGCCGGCGAGGCACTGCGCGGCGAAGGCGCACGCTTCCACCAACCCGCACTGGCCGACACCCTGGAATGGATCGCCGCCGAAGGTGCGGCACCCTTTTATCACGGTGAACTGGCTCAGCGGCTCGCCAGGCACAGTGCGGCGCACGGCGGCCACCTGTCACTCGACGACCTCGCAGGCTACCGCGTGATCGAGCGCGACCCATTGCGGCATCGGTACCGCGGCTACAAGGTGGCGACCAATCCGGCACCCTCTTCGGGCGGCGTATTGATCAACTTTGCGCTGACCGCGCTCGACGGTCAGGACCTGGCCGGCACCGGGTTCGGCAGTGTCGCCCACCTGAAGATGCTCGCCGATGTCATGGCCGCGACCAACGTCGCGCGCGATGACGGCATCATCGAGCGTTCCACTCAACATCGGCAGATCATGGAGGCCTACCGCGCGAGCATCGGCCGACACCCGGTCAACCGCCGCGGTACCACCCATATCAGCACCATCGACGCGTCCGGGAATGCCGCGTCGCTGACGTTGTCGAATGGCGAAGGCAGCGGTCAGCTGTTGCCGGACACCGGCGTGATGCTGAACAACATGCTCGGTGAAGAGGACCTGAACCCTTCGGGATTCAACCAATGGCCGTGCGACGTCCGCGTGAGTTCGATGATGGCCCCGACACTGGCCGAGGATAACCGGCACCTGGTCGCGATCGGTTCGGGCGGCTCCAACCGCCTGCGCACCGCGATCCTGCAGACGCTCAGCAATCTGATCGATTTCACGATGCCACCGGATTCGGCCGTGGAAGCGCCGCGCATCCATTTCGAGCGCGGACAGCTCGATATCGAACCCGGGTTCGGCGAAGCGGCGATCGACGGACTACGCGCCAGCTTCCCGAAACTGCGCGTCTGGGAAAACCAGAACCTGTTCTTCGGCGGCACCCATACGGTGCGCTGGGACGGTCGCGGTTTCAGCGGTGCCGGCGATCCACGCCGCGGCGGGGTCTTCGCCACGTCGCCCTGA
- a CDS encoding HD-GYP domain-containing protein, with translation MFAEEHHGTASTLIEQKQPTLRYKSSRKMTVPVGDLRLGMYVAELDRPWLGTPFLFQGFTIETERELELLREYCSKVTIDVESTVDFQIKTGSGGKPGPHTRTTTVSKRSQVVEREITRAQTAHAASSKVIRDIMDDVRLGKAVDTPAAREAVTECVDSVIANADALALLTRIREKDEYTSQHSLSVSILSVALGREMGHGRKELIEIGLCGLLHDVGKVLVPDEILGKPDRLSADEMEVMKQHTTFGRDILLSSSGALLKSVDVAHAHHERFDGSGYPRGLVEDQITPVTRIVAIADTFDAITSDRVYANARTNMDAFRILSRGRRTHWDPKLVIRFVEAIGIYPAGTAVELSNQMVGLVIESHPTLKLRPKLLVTHTPNGPLKPPMIVDLATRMQDQFGRKLQISRVLPPSSASISLHELRAHGVLENLHQLPEFGRT, from the coding sequence ATGTTCGCTGAGGAACACCACGGCACGGCCTCCACCTTGATCGAACAGAAACAGCCGACCCTGCGCTACAAGTCCTCGCGCAAGATGACCGTCCCGGTGGGCGACCTGCGCCTTGGCATGTATGTCGCCGAGCTTGACCGCCCCTGGCTGGGGACGCCATTCCTGTTTCAGGGTTTCACGATCGAAACCGAGCGCGAGCTCGAACTGCTGCGGGAATACTGCTCAAAGGTCACGATCGACGTCGAAAGCACGGTCGACTTCCAGATCAAAACCGGCAGTGGCGGCAAACCCGGCCCGCACACCCGGACGACGACGGTCAGCAAGCGATCCCAGGTCGTCGAACGCGAGATCACCCGCGCACAAACCGCCCACGCGGCGTCCAGCAAGGTCATTCGCGACATCATGGACGACGTCCGTCTCGGCAAGGCCGTGGATACCCCGGCGGCACGCGAAGCGGTCACCGAGTGCGTCGACAGTGTGATCGCCAACGCGGACGCGCTGGCCCTGCTGACGCGCATCCGTGAGAAGGACGAATACACCTCCCAGCATTCGCTCAGCGTGTCGATCCTGAGTGTGGCCCTGGGTCGGGAGATGGGTCACGGGCGCAAGGAGCTTATCGAGATCGGCTTGTGCGGCCTGCTGCACGATGTGGGCAAGGTGCTGGTCCCGGACGAGATCCTGGGCAAACCGGACCGTCTCTCGGCCGACGAGATGGAGGTGATGAAACAGCACACGACCTTTGGCCGCGACATTCTGCTGTCGAGTTCGGGGGCTCTGCTGAAAAGCGTGGATGTCGCGCATGCGCACCACGAACGCTTCGACGGCAGCGGCTATCCGCGCGGACTGGTCGAAGACCAGATCACCCCGGTCACCCGGATCGTCGCGATCGCGGACACCTTCGACGCGATCACCAGCGACCGCGTGTACGCGAATGCGCGTACCAACATGGACGCTTTCCGCATCCTCAGCCGCGGTCGCAGGACGCATTGGGACCCGAAACTCGTGATCCGCTTCGTCGAGGCGATCGGGATCTACCCTGCCGGCACGGCGGTCGAGCTGAGCAATCAGATGGTCGGTCTGGTGATCGAGAGCCACCCCACGCTCAAGCTGCGTCCCAAGCTGCTGGTCACCCATACGCCAAACGGCCCTCTCAAGCCGCCGATGATCGTCGATCTGGCGACGCGGATGCAGGACCAGTTCGGTAGAAAGCTGCAGATCAGCCGGGTGTTGCCACCGAGCAGCGCGAGCATCAGCCTGCATGAACTGCGCGCGCATGGCGTGCTCGAAAACCTGCACCAATTGCCGGAGTTCGGTCGCACCTGA